A genome region from Trichosurus vulpecula isolate mTriVul1 chromosome 5, mTriVul1.pri, whole genome shotgun sequence includes the following:
- the LOC118849901 gene encoding taste receptor type 2 member 16-like, giving the protein MPSLLILFLMILFLLESMAAMIGNGFIIIVLGREWVQCWSLPPRDMILASLGISRFFLQWAAVLSNFHTYFYPANRSFILDIIWNFTNMATFWFTTCIAFFYCVKISSFTHPIFLWLKWRISRFVRWLLLWSLLISTLICISFFLKTYLVFQLQVTGNYSEKTTLEDLRSMLLHSHFFLPLQTFTLLIPFLFFLVCIILIISSLCRHLGNMQHRIAGPWNPNMQVHVTTLKSFLFFLILYTSYVLPLMISLSRPRSLSVCSSQFWVWEVVIYAGISIHPAFLILNSSKLRRALKKMLHDPEAA; this is encoded by the coding sequence ATGCCCAGCttactcattctcttcttaatgaTCTTATTTCTCCTGGAGTCTATGGCAGCAATGATAGGAAATGGTTTCATCATCATAGTGCTGGGCAGGGAGTGGGTGCAATGTTGGAGCCTGCCCCCTCGGGATATGATCTTGGCCAGCCTGGGCATCTCCCGTTTCTTTCTACAGTGGGCAGCAGTTCTTAGCAATTTCCATACATATTTCTACCCAGCTAACAGAAGTTTCATCCTTGACATTATCTGGAATTTTACTAACATGGCTACATTCTGGTTCACCACCTGCATTGCCTTTTTCTACTGTGTGAAAATTTCTTCCTTCACTCACCCAATCTTTCTCTGGCTGAAGTGGAGAATTTCTCGATTTGTCCGCTGGCTACTCTTGTGGTCCCTACTGATATCCACTTTGATATGCATCTCATTTTTTCTGAAGACCTATCTTGTTTTCCAACTGCAAGTCACTGGCAATTACTCAGAAAAGACCACTTTGGAGGATTTGAGAAGTATGTTATTACACAGTCATTTTTTCCTGCCTCTGCAAACATTTACTTTGttaattcctttcctcttcttcttggtCTGCATCATCTTGATCATTTCCTCCCTGTGCCGACACTTGGGGAACATGCAGCACCGTATTGCTGGGCCTTGGAATCCAAATATGCAGGTCCATGTTACAACCCTgaagtcatttctcttctttctcatcctctaTACATCATATGTTCTGCCTCTGATGATTTCCCTCTCAAGACCTCGCAGTCTTTCAGTTTGCAGCTCTCAGTTTTGGGTATGGGAGGTAGTGATCTATGCTGGCATCTCCATCCATCCTGCCTTCCTGATCCTGAACAGCTCAAAGCTGAGGAGGGCTCTGAAGAAGATGCTGCATGACCCAGAGGCCGCCTGA